Proteins encoded by one window of Streptomyces sp. NBC_01477:
- a CDS encoding carboxymuconolactone decarboxylase family protein, which produces MSRISFPDWSVLSLDTQAAVDRFPVLINSVRALTAAPTLTAPLLDLVTSILTRLEISARHREMLILLISYETDCVYEWVQHVPQAHRAGFPDEEFPLLIDEERRSADEADNALLKFARCYLRSSGCDEAHLHLLREHFSDRQTAEVLLLLGAVRMFTLYINALGLEIDAAGPELARRFAALAGQEQ; this is translated from the coding sequence GTGTCCCGTATCAGCTTTCCCGATTGGTCAGTTCTCTCCTTGGATACGCAGGCTGCAGTGGACCGATTCCCGGTGCTGATAAACAGCGTGCGGGCACTAACAGCGGCACCGACACTCACTGCTCCACTCCTCGATCTGGTGACCTCAATACTCACCCGGCTGGAAATATCGGCACGTCATCGAGAAATGCTGATCCTGTTGATCTCGTACGAGACGGACTGCGTGTACGAATGGGTCCAGCACGTTCCACAGGCACATCGAGCCGGATTCCCCGATGAGGAATTTCCGCTGCTGATCGACGAGGAGCGGCGGAGCGCAGACGAGGCTGACAACGCGCTTCTGAAGTTTGCACGGTGCTATCTGCGATCCTCGGGATGCGACGAGGCGCATCTCCACCTGCTCCGCGAGCACTTCAGTGACCGACAGACGGCGGAAGTGCTACTTCTACTTGGCGCGGTGCGGATGTTCACGCTCTACATCAACGCGCTTGGACTGGAAATCGATGCCGCCGGACCTGAGCTGGCCCGGCGGTTCGCCGCCCTGGCCGGACAGGAACAGTGA